One window of the Sebastes umbrosus isolate fSebUmb1 chromosome 1, fSebUmb1.pri, whole genome shotgun sequence genome contains the following:
- the bin2b gene encoding bridging integrator 2b isoform X1 → MSENKMGPNLQAGAGFLAKRVQKSLNRAQEKVLQKLGKTMETKDEQFEHCSQLLNKQQIDGSRLFKDVRAYHTAVKAVHETSKRLSQTLGDIYETEWNGVEDLTVITESEDLLWNDYEEKLSDQIVRTMENYTSQFPEVKERVAKRGRKLVDYDSARHHLEALQSAKKKDEAKIAKAEEEFNKTQNVFEEINNELREELPVLYQSRIGCYVTVFQNISNLRDVFYKEMSVLNHELYNVMKKLETQHSGKAFIIKGLNSMTSKSKKRKSLVISNPIPCNTAFPDDHVSLHTSTGNGKDAVPSSPAQQTQSTSEESSMPEESSISSKDVNSSDSEFSSSGANTPQRQSVCGDENGDDRIAASQSPEEVEAEAELATNQSDDSGVGVPKSEAASQEVSNPSDSADSVPESPEEENVSDPPSEEAKPKPPPVPAPRVSFRCTDRPHLIPAAEQEETEEASDNQETAEEASDNQEKASDSGDDSTSHNPPGFLYKGVALESHAASEDGLLLQFEQGDVILVLSDPQEQDGLVRGVREESWNQHRDLQNHSGIFSEKLLQPVQAE, encoded by the exons GTCCTTCAGAAACTGGGCAAAACCATGGAGACCAAGGATGAGCAGTTTGAGCACTGTTCCCAGCTTCTCAACAAACAACAG ATCGATGGGAGCAGGTTGTTTAAGGATGTCAGAGCCTACCACACAGCAGTGAAAG CCGTGCATGAGACGTCCAAGCGTCTGTCCCAGACGTTGGGAGACATCTACGAAACGGAATGGAACGGAGTGGAGGACCTCACTGTCATAACCGAG AGTGAAGACCTGCTGTGGAACGACTACGAAGAGAAACTAAGTGACCAGATTGTCCGCACCATGGAGAACTACACGAGCCAGTTCCCCGAGGTCAAG GAACGAGTCGCTAAACGCGGTCGCAAGCTGGTGGACTACGATTCAGCCCGTCACCACCTGGAAGCGCTCCAGAGCGCCAAGAAGAAGGATGAAGCCAAAATAGCAAAG GCAGAAGAAGAGTTCAACAAAACCCAGAACGTCTTTGAAGAGATAAATAACGAGCTGAGGGAGGAGCTGCCTGTTCTCTATCAGAG ccGGATAGGTTGCTATGTGACTGTGTTCCAAAACATATCAAACTTGAGAGATGTCTTCTATAAGGAAATGAGCGTG CTGAACCACGAGCTGTACAATGTGATGAAGAAACTGGAGACTCAACACTCAGGAAAAGCTTTCATCATCAAGGGTCTGAACAG CATGACCAGCAAGTCAAAGAAGAGGAAGTCCCTGGTCATCTCCAACCCCATCCCCTGCAACACAGCTTTCCCAGACGACCACGTCTCCCTCCATACTTCCACCGGGAACGGAAAAGACGCCGTGCCCTCGTCCCCCGCCCAACAAACTCAAAGCACCTCTGAAGAAAGCAGCATGCCGGAGGAAAGCAGCATCTCATCCAAAGACGTCAACTCATCGGACTCCGAATTCAGCTCCAGCGGCGCCAACACGCCTCAGAGGCAGTCGGTGTGTGGCGATGAGAACGGCGACGACCGGATCGCAGCGAGTCAGAGTccagaggaggtggaggcggAAGCAGAACTCGCTACGAACCAGTCCGATGACTCCGGGGTGGGCGTACCAAAGTCTGAGGCTGCCAGTCAGGAAGTGTCCAATCCCTCTGATTCTGCAGATAGCGTCCCAGAGAGTCCAGAGGAGGAGAACGTGAGTGATCCACCATCAGAGGAGGCGAAGCCCAAACCTCCACCGGTCCCCGCCCCTCGCGTATCCTTCCGCTGCACAGATAGACCCCACCTCATTCCCGCTGcggagcaggaggagacagaggaagcaTCCGACAACCAGGAGACGGCAGAGGAAGCATCCGACAACCAGGAGAAAGCTTCAGATTCAGGAGATGACTCCACTTCCCACAATCCACCAGGCTTCCTATACAAG GGGGTGGCGTTGGAGAGCCACGCGGCGTCTGAAGACGGCCTGCTGCTCCAGTTTGAACAGGGAGACGTCATCCTGGTGCTTTCTGATCCTCAAGAG CAGGACGGTCTGGTGAGGGGGGTCAGGGAGGAGAGCTGGAACCAGCACCGGGATCTACAAAATCACTCTGGGATCTTCTCGGAAAAACTCCTCCAGCCTGTTCAGGCAGAGTGA
- the bin2b gene encoding bridging integrator 2b isoform X2 translates to MSENKMGPNLQAGAGFLAKRVQKSLNRAQEKVLQKLGKTMETKDEQFEHCSQLLNKQQIDGSRLFKDVRAYHTAVKAVHETSKRLSQTLGDIYETEWNGVEDLTVITESEDLLWNDYEEKLSDQIVRTMENYTSQFPEVKERVAKRGRKLVDYDSARHHLEALQSAKKKDEAKIAKAEEEFNKTQNVFEEINNELREELPVLYQSRIGCYVTVFQNISNLRDVFYKEMSVLNHELYNVMKKLETQHSGKAFIIKGLNSMTSKSKKRKSLVISNPIPCNTAFPDDHVSLHTSTGNGKDAVPSSPAQQTQSTSEESSMPEESSISSKDVNSSDSEFSSSGANTPQRQSVCGDENGDDRIAASQSPEEVEAEAELATNQSDDSGVGVPKSEAASQEVSNPSDSADSVPESPEEENVSDPPSEEAKPKPPPVPAPRVSFRCTDRPHLIPAAEQEETEEASDNQETAEEASDNQEKASDSGDDSTSHNPPGFLYKGVALESHAASEDGLLLQFEQGDVILVLSDPQEDGLVRGVREESWNQHRDLQNHSGIFSEKLLQPVQAE, encoded by the exons GTCCTTCAGAAACTGGGCAAAACCATGGAGACCAAGGATGAGCAGTTTGAGCACTGTTCCCAGCTTCTCAACAAACAACAG ATCGATGGGAGCAGGTTGTTTAAGGATGTCAGAGCCTACCACACAGCAGTGAAAG CCGTGCATGAGACGTCCAAGCGTCTGTCCCAGACGTTGGGAGACATCTACGAAACGGAATGGAACGGAGTGGAGGACCTCACTGTCATAACCGAG AGTGAAGACCTGCTGTGGAACGACTACGAAGAGAAACTAAGTGACCAGATTGTCCGCACCATGGAGAACTACACGAGCCAGTTCCCCGAGGTCAAG GAACGAGTCGCTAAACGCGGTCGCAAGCTGGTGGACTACGATTCAGCCCGTCACCACCTGGAAGCGCTCCAGAGCGCCAAGAAGAAGGATGAAGCCAAAATAGCAAAG GCAGAAGAAGAGTTCAACAAAACCCAGAACGTCTTTGAAGAGATAAATAACGAGCTGAGGGAGGAGCTGCCTGTTCTCTATCAGAG ccGGATAGGTTGCTATGTGACTGTGTTCCAAAACATATCAAACTTGAGAGATGTCTTCTATAAGGAAATGAGCGTG CTGAACCACGAGCTGTACAATGTGATGAAGAAACTGGAGACTCAACACTCAGGAAAAGCTTTCATCATCAAGGGTCTGAACAG CATGACCAGCAAGTCAAAGAAGAGGAAGTCCCTGGTCATCTCCAACCCCATCCCCTGCAACACAGCTTTCCCAGACGACCACGTCTCCCTCCATACTTCCACCGGGAACGGAAAAGACGCCGTGCCCTCGTCCCCCGCCCAACAAACTCAAAGCACCTCTGAAGAAAGCAGCATGCCGGAGGAAAGCAGCATCTCATCCAAAGACGTCAACTCATCGGACTCCGAATTCAGCTCCAGCGGCGCCAACACGCCTCAGAGGCAGTCGGTGTGTGGCGATGAGAACGGCGACGACCGGATCGCAGCGAGTCAGAGTccagaggaggtggaggcggAAGCAGAACTCGCTACGAACCAGTCCGATGACTCCGGGGTGGGCGTACCAAAGTCTGAGGCTGCCAGTCAGGAAGTGTCCAATCCCTCTGATTCTGCAGATAGCGTCCCAGAGAGTCCAGAGGAGGAGAACGTGAGTGATCCACCATCAGAGGAGGCGAAGCCCAAACCTCCACCGGTCCCCGCCCCTCGCGTATCCTTCCGCTGCACAGATAGACCCCACCTCATTCCCGCTGcggagcaggaggagacagaggaagcaTCCGACAACCAGGAGACGGCAGAGGAAGCATCCGACAACCAGGAGAAAGCTTCAGATTCAGGAGATGACTCCACTTCCCACAATCCACCAGGCTTCCTATACAAG GGGGTGGCGTTGGAGAGCCACGCGGCGTCTGAAGACGGCCTGCTGCTCCAGTTTGAACAGGGAGACGTCATCCTGGTGCTTTCTGATCCTCAAGAG GACGGTCTGGTGAGGGGGGTCAGGGAGGAGAGCTGGAACCAGCACCGGGATCTACAAAATCACTCTGGGATCTTCTCGGAAAAACTCCTCCAGCCTGTTCAGGCAGAGTGA
- the bin2b gene encoding bridging integrator 2b isoform X3 produces the protein MFISSFWGNTVQSEDLLWNDYEEKLSDQIVRTMENYTSQFPEVKERVAKRGRKLVDYDSARHHLEALQSAKKKDEAKIAKAEEEFNKTQNVFEEINNELREELPVLYQSRIGCYVTVFQNISNLRDVFYKEMSVLNHELYNVMKKLETQHSGKAFIIKGLNSMTSKSKKRKSLVISNPIPCNTAFPDDHVSLHTSTGNGKDAVPSSPAQQTQSTSEESSMPEESSISSKDVNSSDSEFSSSGANTPQRQSVCGDENGDDRIAASQSPEEVEAEAELATNQSDDSGVGVPKSEAASQEVSNPSDSADSVPESPEEENVSDPPSEEAKPKPPPVPAPRVSFRCTDRPHLIPAAEQEETEEASDNQETAEEASDNQEKASDSGDDSTSHNPPGFLYKGVALESHAASEDGLLLQFEQGDVILVLSDPQEQDGLVRGVREESWNQHRDLQNHSGIFSEKLLQPVQAE, from the exons ATGTTCATATCCTCCTTTTGGGGAAATACTGT ACAGAGTGAAGACCTGCTGTGGAACGACTACGAAGAGAAACTAAGTGACCAGATTGTCCGCACCATGGAGAACTACACGAGCCAGTTCCCCGAGGTCAAG GAACGAGTCGCTAAACGCGGTCGCAAGCTGGTGGACTACGATTCAGCCCGTCACCACCTGGAAGCGCTCCAGAGCGCCAAGAAGAAGGATGAAGCCAAAATAGCAAAG GCAGAAGAAGAGTTCAACAAAACCCAGAACGTCTTTGAAGAGATAAATAACGAGCTGAGGGAGGAGCTGCCTGTTCTCTATCAGAG ccGGATAGGTTGCTATGTGACTGTGTTCCAAAACATATCAAACTTGAGAGATGTCTTCTATAAGGAAATGAGCGTG CTGAACCACGAGCTGTACAATGTGATGAAGAAACTGGAGACTCAACACTCAGGAAAAGCTTTCATCATCAAGGGTCTGAACAG CATGACCAGCAAGTCAAAGAAGAGGAAGTCCCTGGTCATCTCCAACCCCATCCCCTGCAACACAGCTTTCCCAGACGACCACGTCTCCCTCCATACTTCCACCGGGAACGGAAAAGACGCCGTGCCCTCGTCCCCCGCCCAACAAACTCAAAGCACCTCTGAAGAAAGCAGCATGCCGGAGGAAAGCAGCATCTCATCCAAAGACGTCAACTCATCGGACTCCGAATTCAGCTCCAGCGGCGCCAACACGCCTCAGAGGCAGTCGGTGTGTGGCGATGAGAACGGCGACGACCGGATCGCAGCGAGTCAGAGTccagaggaggtggaggcggAAGCAGAACTCGCTACGAACCAGTCCGATGACTCCGGGGTGGGCGTACCAAAGTCTGAGGCTGCCAGTCAGGAAGTGTCCAATCCCTCTGATTCTGCAGATAGCGTCCCAGAGAGTCCAGAGGAGGAGAACGTGAGTGATCCACCATCAGAGGAGGCGAAGCCCAAACCTCCACCGGTCCCCGCCCCTCGCGTATCCTTCCGCTGCACAGATAGACCCCACCTCATTCCCGCTGcggagcaggaggagacagaggaagcaTCCGACAACCAGGAGACGGCAGAGGAAGCATCCGACAACCAGGAGAAAGCTTCAGATTCAGGAGATGACTCCACTTCCCACAATCCACCAGGCTTCCTATACAAG GGGGTGGCGTTGGAGAGCCACGCGGCGTCTGAAGACGGCCTGCTGCTCCAGTTTGAACAGGGAGACGTCATCCTGGTGCTTTCTGATCCTCAAGAG CAGGACGGTCTGGTGAGGGGGGTCAGGGAGGAGAGCTGGAACCAGCACCGGGATCTACAAAATCACTCTGGGATCTTCTCGGAAAAACTCCTCCAGCCTGTTCAGGCAGAGTGA